One genomic window of Cannabis sativa cultivar Pink pepper isolate KNU-18-1 chromosome 2, ASM2916894v1, whole genome shotgun sequence includes the following:
- the LOC115720164 gene encoding uncharacterized protein LOC115720164 yields MDAPPEVAKADPDAAEPISDAANEESTAATDTGEPESPLRTWSSSSESSKESPPPLAVPPPAASIPGSTPTGPSTRTRAQQASTEKELRASQSRDKTVPPAKKKLKTNPPSASSSSEEEDPMEVSSNKSASLHSEKDSEDTKLEPKPPRSKYASAAKASTAAKGKQPMEEPSSGNVPSSLSGCPQFYYRDNERDWNLYDFYANLTDDFLDENSRLYRRVYVRGHWFSFSEKDIAQALQLPKNVSNAVMSMDPELLEVKSEVQNVNNRLAAMEEVQYEMSKQLTSLVKFYRD; encoded by the exons atggatgctcCTCCAGAAGTAGCAaaagcagatcctgatgcagcagaacccatttctgatgctgcaaatgaaGAATCTACTGCTGCAACTGATACTGGAGAACCAGAATC ACCTCTTCGCACCTGGTCTTCTTCATCTGAATCTtcgaaggaatctcctcctccgTTGGCAGTTCCccctcctgctgcatcaattCCTGGCtccactccaacaggcccttctACACGAACacgagcccagcaagcctctACTGAGAAGGAACTTCGAGCCTCTCAATCTCGTGATAAGACAgtccctccagccaagaagaaactcaagactaatccACCTTCGGCCTCTTCaagttcagaagaagaggatccaatggaagtctcttcaAACAAATCAGCGTCTCTTCATTCTGAGAAGGACAGTGAGGACACAAAACTCGAGCCAAAGCCTCCTCGATCAAAATATGCTTCTGCAGCAAAGGCCTCTactgctgccaaaggcaagcagcctaTGGAAGAACCTTCTTCTGGTAATGTCCCTTCATCTCTGTCTGGTTGCCCTCAATTTTATTATCGTGATAATGAACGTGACTGGAATTTATAT GATTTCTATGCTAATCTcactgatgatttccttgatgagaatTCTAGACTATATCGAAGAGTTTATGTTAGGGGTCATTGGTTCTCTTTTTCTGAAAAGGATATTGCTCAAGCTTTGCAATTGCCCAAGAATGTCTCCAATGCagtgatgtccatggatc cagaactcctggaagtcaagtcAGAAGTTCAGAATGTGAACAATCGACTTGCAGCAATGGAAGAAGTTCAGTATGAGATGTCCAAGCAATTGACTTCTTTGGTTAAATTCTACCGAGACTAA